Proteins from one Podospora pseudocomata strain CBS 415.72m chromosome 4, whole genome shotgun sequence genomic window:
- a CDS encoding hypothetical protein (EggNog:ENOG503NWGX; COG:S) — protein MIPHHPKPGTSTTHSTQAVTSPPRPSRVVPKPIPPQQTLDTRTYQINQLKRRYPSHKETSLPGGTGTSLSFNLVPSDPDFPFDLPQLECDLHIPSKYPKSPAKLHVKNSDIPRGFAINIEKGWDKLVEERKGGGGTLLSLVNGLDKRLEGFLSEEKAETVKLTIFKDTRHLDRQRVEEEEEEEEEEVSKTEPVVVTPVRRAYIPLETFTQAQIADAKARRAQEVRQLEARMGRLQHYHRSSDGIIYTLPLDPKKRAELPGELKGVMSVQLVVPLLYPLQNLRVLLNDVEGGKEGEELAEGLEELFNRKAGELVKKEGSEQGEKMGLVAMVNWLAQRIHLLVREVVREREKRRKEGEEGRGKVKEVEVREAEHAASVERVGQVDRGHLHVIPRPPEWGFGDDGTESSSYDSEDEDDEGGAELGKDGEEMGGSSLPTRTIEKGTAILFPSIELQGIELLQVSVLSLNVKCDRCKTLNEVTGLKNNLDKASSCKKCATAFTVRYRQELVHMNSTRAGFIDATGCTVADLLPSTFVPTCGKCSHPSFGLVSVRGETTTNICRECHARFAFKIPDVKFLDYAPGMHTRLPPTSGPRRKTEKLGLHAGEPLPEKGSCQHYKKSYRWFRFSCCSKVYPCDKCHDAAEEHINEWANRMICGWCSREQNYSVESCAFCGRSVIGKRGSGYWEGGKGTRDKRLMRRGDKRKYRRVGGGETRKD, from the exons ATGataccccaccaccccaaacccGGCACCAGCACAACCCACAGCACCCAAGCAgtaacctcccccccacgCCCCTCCCGTGTCGTCCCAaaacccatcccccctcaacaaacCCTCGACACCCGAACCTACCAAATAAACCAGCTCAAACGCCGCTACCCCTCCCACAAGGAAACCTCGTTGCCaggcggcaccggcacctccCTCAGCTTCAACCTCGTCCCGTCAGACCCCGACTTCCCCTTTGACCTCCCCCAGCTGGAATGCGACCTCCACATTCCTTCTAAATACCCCAAGTCACCCGCCAAATTACACGTCAAAAACTCTGATATCCCCCGAGGCTTCGCGATTAACATCGAAAAGGGATGGGACAAGCTGGTTGAGGAACggaaggggggaggcgggacGCTGTTGAGTCTGGTAAATGGGCTTGACAAGAGATTAGAGGGGTTTCtgagcgaggagaaggccgagacGGTGAAATTGACGATTTTTAAAGACACCAGACACCTGGATCGGCAGcgagtggaggaggaggaggaggaggaggaggaggaggtgtcaAAAACTGAACCGGTTGTTGTGACTCCTGTTAGGAGAGCTTATATCCCCTTGGAGACCTTCACGCAAGCCCAGATTGCAGACGCGAAAGCCCGGCGCGCGCAGGAAGTTAGACAGCTCGAGGCAAGAATGGGGCGGTTACAGCATTATCACCGGTCGAGTGATGGGATTATTTACACGTTGCCTCTTGATCCGAAGAAGAGGGCCGAGTTACcgggggagttgaagggggtCATGTCGGTGCAGTTGGTTGTGCCGTTGTTGTATCCGTTGCAGAATTTGAGGGTGTTGCTGAatgatgttgagggagggaaggaaggggaggagctggcggaggggttggaggagttgtttAATAGGAAGGCGGGGGAGttggtcaagaaggaggggagtgaacagggggagaagatggggttggtggcgatggtgaaTTGGTTGGCGCAGAGGATTCATTTGTTGGttagggaggtggtgagggagagggagaagaggaggaaggagggtgaggaggggagggggaaggtgaaggaggttgaggttagGGAGGCGGAGCATGCTGCTAGTGTTGAAAGGGTTGGGCAGGTGGATAGGGGGCATTTGCATGTTATTCCCAGGCCGCCGGAgtgggggtttggagatgatgggacaGAATCTTCTAGCTACGActctgaggatgaggatgatgagggtggtgctgagcTTGggaaggatggcgaggaaATGGGGGGGTCTTCACTGCCTACTCGGACGATTGAGAAGGGGACAGCGATATTATTCCCTTCGATTGAACTGCAAGGGATTGAGCTGCTTCAGGTGTCGGTTCTGAGCCTCAATGTCAAGTGCGATCGTTGCAAGACGCTGAACGAAGTCACGGGGCTGAAGAATAACCTGGATAAGGCGAGCAGCTGCAAAAAGTGTGCCACTGCTTTTACTGTTAGGTATCGGCAAGAGCTGGTGCACATGAACTCCACAAGGGCGGGCTTCATTGATGCTACTGGGTGTACAGTTGCCGATTTATTACCAAG CACCTTTGTCCCAACATGCGGCAAATGCTCCCACCCCTCTTTCGGCCTCGTCTCCGTCCGCGGCGAGACAACGACCAACATCTGCCGGGAATGCCACGCCCGCTTCGCCTTCAAGATCCCCGACGTCAAATTCCTCGACTACGCCCCCGGCATGCACACTAGGCTACCGCCTACCTCTGGTCCTCGCCGCAAGACAGAAAAACTGGGTCTTCACGCTGGTGAACCTCTCCCGGAAAAGGGATCCTGCCAGCACTACAAGAAGAGCTACAGATGGTTCCGGTTTTCGTGCTGCTCGAAGGTGTATCCGTGTGACAAGTGCCACGATGCGGCTGAGGAGCACATCAATGAGTGGGCGAACAGGATGATTTGTGGGTGGTGTTCACGGGAGCAGAATTACAGTGTGGAGAGTTGTGCGTTTTGCGGGAGGAGCGtgattgggaagaggggCAGTGGGtattgggagggggggaaggggacgagggataagaggttgatgaggaggggggataaGAGAAAGTATAGacgggtgggagggggggagacgAGGAAGGATTGA